ATGGAGGCCATCTAACTCATGGAAGCCCAGTCAACTTTTCTGGAAAACAGTTTAATTTCGTTTCTTATGGTGTTGACAAAGAGACGGAAAGAATAGATTATGATAATCTTTTGGAATTAGCTAAAGAACATCAGCCTAAATTAATTGTAGCTGGTTTTAGTGCTCATTCACGTCAGTTAGATTTTGCTAAGTTTAGAGAAGTGGCTGATGAAGTAGGAGCTTATTTAATGGTGGATATAGCTCATATTGCTGGTTTAGTAGCAGCTGGTTTACATCCTGATCCTGTACCTTATGCAGAATTTGTAACTACTACTACTCATAAGACTCTCCGTGGCCCACGTGGCGGCATGATTTTATGTCAAGATGAATTTGCTAAAGCTATTGATAAAGCTATCTTTCCTGGTTTGCAGGGAGGTCCATTAATGCATGTGATTGCTTCTAAAGCTGTTTCCTTTAAGGAAGCTTTACAGCCAGAATTCAACGATTATCAACAACAGATTATAGATAATGCTCATGTTTTAGCTGAAGAGATTAAAAAGGGCGGTTATCGATTAGTAGCTGGTGGAACTGACAATCATTTATTATTAATGGATTTATCGGACACTGAAATCACAGGTTTAGCAGCAGAAGAGGCATTAGATGAAGTAGGAATTACAGTTAATAAAAACACTATTCCGTTTGAAACTAGAAGTCCTAAGGTTACTAGTGGAGTTAGAATTGGAACGCCAGCAGTGACTACAAGGGGCATGGAAGAGCCAGAAATGAAGAAAATTGGTCAATTAATTACTAAAGTTTTAGATAATATAGATGATGAAGCAGTAAAAGAAGAGGTCAAAAAAGAAGTGCAGCAGTTAACAGATAGATTTCCGCTACATCAAAAATAATTGCTTTCTATTGATTCTCTGAAGTATAAAGAATAGATGGATATTATGATAGATTATACATGCTGTTTGATAAATAATCCTGATTCTAAATTAATTTAGAATCAGGATTATTTTATTATAATTTGTAGACTTTTTCAGCACTTAACAGGTTAAAACTTTAAATCTAGGGAAAAATTAGTTGAAAAGTTTGAAGTTTAATAATAAAATGATGAGCAAAGGAAATTATTAATTTATAAAGGTGACTAAAATGAAAATAGCTTACTTTGATTTAACTGAACTGGTAGATGAAAGAGTTATTTTGGGAGCGTTAGTTGACTTAGGTTTTGATTTTAATAAGTTGGAAGTTAAATTAGGCAATCAAATTTTTAGTGAATTTGGAGTTGAATTATCAAAACGTATAGATTTAATTAGAAATGATAAAGGAGTAAGAATTAAATTAAATTTAGAATCTGATTTAAAATATAGAGAATTAAATTATGTAAAATTAAAGCGAATAATTGACTCTATAATTTTAAATGATGAGATTAAAAGACAAGGAATAGAGATTATTCAAACATTATTTATGGTTGAAGATAGGATTTCTATTTATAAAGCAGTTAAGAGTTTTATTTTTACTTTTGGTATTTTACTTGGAATTAAAGAACTAAAGATAGATAAAACTTATAGTTCAAGGATACAATTAGGTACTACTCCTCTAGCAGATGTGTTAAAGTTATTAAAAGGGAAACCAATTTTTTCTGACAATAAAGATAAGCGATTAGTGACTAAACTTGGAACTGCAATTATAATTAATATAATTGATGAATTTGATCAACATCCAGAAATGATTTTATGTGAGAGTGGTTATGGAATAGGATCTAAAGAGCAAAAATTAAGAATTTCGCTAGGAGATACTGAAGATTCTAAATATAACCAGGATGAAATAATTACAATTAAAGCTAATATAGATGATATGCAGCAAGAGCTGTATGACTATGTTATGGAACTTTTATTAAATGTTGGAGCTTTAGATGTCTATTTGACTTCGATTCAGATGAAGAAAAACCGACCAGCACAGCAATTGACAGTTTTAACAGATGAAGAAAATTTAACAGATTTGTTAGAGATTCTGTTTACTGAGACTACAACCTTGGGGATAAGGATTAATAAACAGCAGAGATATAAGCTTAAGCGTGAAATTAGAAAGGTTGCTCTAAAAGATAAGAAAGTAGATGTTAAGTTAGGATTTAGAGGAGATGAATTAGTGAATATTGCTCCAGAATATGACTCATGTAGACAAGCAGCTAAAGATTTAGATTTGCCATTAAAGGAAGTTTATCGTCGAGTGATAATGAGTATCGATAAAATGAATACATAATATGGATTAGATCTGGAAAGAATGGATAATAGATACTAATAATAAGCAGGTGGTGTAATGGATTACGAATTAACTGTTATTGGACTCGGTGATACTTCGCGGCAGGATCGAGGAGTCAGCATTTATCTGCTAGATGATCTGCAGGATGAATTTAGTAAGTATCCGATTAAGTTTATTAATGGAGGTTTAGATGGTGGGGATTTATTTAATTTATTACAGCAATTAACGGTTAAAAAAGTGATAGTACTAGATACAGTAGAAACCATTGAGAATCCAGGTGAGTTGAATTATTTGACTATGGCTTTTAATCAAGCTAAAACGCTAGAAGAATTAATGTTAATTACTATTGAGGTTTTCAAAACCGGGTATGAAAATGGATTATCTTTTCCTCTAATTAAAAAGTATAAAAAAATTTTAACAAAAGTTAAAGCTGTAATTGAACAAATGCTAACAAGATCGCTGATGATTAGTCATTAGCGATCTTGTTAGTTATTATTTTTTGAGTTTAAGTTGCAGGTAAATTTAATTCTGATACTGAATAAATTAAGTGGGTCCATAGTAATTTATAGCAAGTAAGGTAGTGATTTATATGAGACGACTCAATAAGCTAATTAATAGTAAGGAGTACAATCATTATTTACAAAAAAATAGCCAGAGGGAAGATAACAGGATCTTTTGTAAACATAACTGGCAGCATTTTATTGATGTTGCTAGAATTACTTATCTGTTAGTATTAGAAGAAGATTTAGACAAAAAAATACTTATTGAGTGGCAGTTAGAAGAGAAAAGTTCTTTAAAAGAATTGATCTATACTGCAGCTTTTTTACATGATATTGGACGTTGGAAGCAATATGATACTGGTCAAGATCATGCGGAAGTGAGTGCAAATTTAGCTAAAGATTTATTACAGGAGTATGGATATGATTCTTTAGAAGAGAAGATAATTTTAACTGCAATTCGAGAACATAGAGATAAACCAAATAGTGACAAATCAATTTTAGGTCAGTTACTTTGTAGAGGAGATAATTTATCCCGTAATTGTATAAGATGTTCTAGTCGAGAAGAGTGTAAACGGATTAAGAACCCTACTTTTAAATATTAATTTGAATAAAAGGAGAGGAGTAATATGCAGCAGGCGAGAGTTTTAGAAATTAATAATGAAACTAGTTTCAAAGAAGAATTAGAAAATTTAGAAACAGATAGACCAGGAATTAATATTATGACTCCTAAGTCGCAGTATCATTTGATTAAATTAAAGAATATACCTTTAAGAGCAGCATTAATTTTAAAACAGGAGATGTTATCTAAAGGAGGAGAAGTTGCTCTGCCTAAAAAAGCTGCTGGATTGAAAATTGAAGAGACGGATTTAATTCTTATGGGGACTAGGGATATTTATAAAAAGGTAGAAAAGGTATTGCGTCAACAGCCTTTTGGTTTAAAAGAAATAGGAGAACTAATTTTAGAAACTCTTGCTTCTTATAGAGAAGGATTAGGATCAATTTCTGGTTCGGGGTATAATTTTGATTTTGGGGATAAAACTTATATAATGGGAATTTTGAATGTAACTCCGGATTCCTTTTCTGATGGTGGAGAATTTAATGAACTGGATACAGCAGTAAAGCGGGCTAAAGAAATGATTCAAAATGGAGCTGATATTATTGATATAGGAGGTGAATCAACACGGCCTGGTTCTGATCCTTTGTCATTAGAAGAAGAATTAAAACGGGTAGTTCCAGTAATAGAGCATTTATCATCTGCTATTGATGTTCCAATTTCAATAGAT
The DNA window shown above is from Sporohalobacter salinus and carries:
- the glyA gene encoding serine hydroxymethyltransferase, whose protein sequence is MNNLSQVDQEIAEVIKKEKERQKSTIELIASENFVSDAVLKAMGTVLTNKYAEGYPDARYYGGCEVIDEAEKLAINRAKELFGADHANVQPHSGSQANAAVYAAVLEHGDTVLGMDLTHGGHLTHGSPVNFSGKQFNFVSYGVDKETERIDYDNLLELAKEHQPKLIVAGFSAHSRQLDFAKFREVADEVGAYLMVDIAHIAGLVAAGLHPDPVPYAEFVTTTTHKTLRGPRGGMILCQDEFAKAIDKAIFPGLQGGPLMHVIASKAVSFKEALQPEFNDYQQQIIDNAHVLAEEIKKGGYRLVAGGTDNHLLLMDLSDTEITGLAAEEALDEVGITVNKNTIPFETRSPKVTSGVRIGTPAVTTRGMEEPEMKKIGQLITKVLDNIDDEAVKEEVKKEVQQLTDRFPLHQK
- a CDS encoding LarC family nickel insertion protein, whose amino-acid sequence is MKIAYFDLTELVDERVILGALVDLGFDFNKLEVKLGNQIFSEFGVELSKRIDLIRNDKGVRIKLNLESDLKYRELNYVKLKRIIDSIILNDEIKRQGIEIIQTLFMVEDRISIYKAVKSFIFTFGILLGIKELKIDKTYSSRIQLGTTPLADVLKLLKGKPIFSDNKDKRLVTKLGTAIIINIIDEFDQHPEMILCESGYGIGSKEQKLRISLGDTEDSKYNQDEIITIKANIDDMQQELYDYVMELLLNVGALDVYLTSIQMKKNRPAQQLTVLTDEENLTDLLEILFTETTTLGIRINKQQRYKLKREIRKVALKDKKVDVKLGFRGDELVNIAPEYDSCRQAAKDLDLPLKEVYRRVIMSIDKMNT
- a CDS encoding HD domain-containing protein, which codes for MRRLNKLINSKEYNHYLQKNSQREDNRIFCKHNWQHFIDVARITYLLVLEEDLDKKILIEWQLEEKSSLKELIYTAAFLHDIGRWKQYDTGQDHAEVSANLAKDLLQEYGYDSLEEKIILTAIREHRDKPNSDKSILGQLLCRGDNLSRNCIRCSSREECKRIKNPTFKY
- the folP gene encoding dihydropteroate synthase — encoded protein: MQQARVLEINNETSFKEELENLETDRPGINIMTPKSQYHLIKLKNIPLRAALILKQEMLSKGGEVALPKKAAGLKIEETDLILMGTRDIYKKVEKVLRQQPFGLKEIGELILETLASYREGLGSISGSGYNFDFGDKTYIMGILNVTPDSFSDGGEFNELDTAVKRAKEMIQNGADIIDIGGESTRPGSDPLSLEEELKRVVPVIEHLSSAIDVPISIDTYKSEVGRKALEAGADIINDITGFKEDPKLAEVAAEYDAPVIVMHIQGRPKNMQQNPNYENLISEIMNYLEESIDIAIEAGIDRGKVIIDPGIGFGKTTDHNLEIMHRLGEFKSLGQPILLGTSRKSMIGNTLDLPVEERVEGTGATVSIGIANGADIVRVHDVKEMARVAKMTDAMVRR